In Deltaproteobacteria bacterium, a single window of DNA contains:
- a CDS encoding nodulation protein NfeD — protein MRKTLAYIVFAVGFLLFVALPFVNADKVEKAGKAEKAAADKAAKKEDAVKPIYFLKVEGIVNPVMAEFIKGGIEKAANAGAGAVVIELDTPGGLDLAMRDIIKDIMASEVPVVVYVSPSGARAASAGVFITYASHVAAMTPGTNLGSAHPVAMGGDKMDETMEKKVVNDAVAYIKGIAAKRKRNVEWAEKAVKESVNITAEEALKLNVIDLIAASRDELLAKIDGREVETVNKKLVLTTKNAAKVDVEMGFRAKLLDAISNPNVAYILMMIGLVGIYFELSNPGTILPGVVGAICLILAFYSFQTLPVNYAGLALIVLAVVFFIAEIKVTSYGLLSVAGVVSLFLGSMMLFTSDLEFLRVSLWVVIPTVGVVSGVIIALLYYAVKIYKTRPVSGNEGMVGQIGEAIADIEADSNSENVFVSGEYWKAVSLNPIPKGAKVRVVSINGLELKVEKV, from the coding sequence ATGAGAAAAACACTCGCATACATAGTATTTGCCGTAGGGTTCCTGCTCTTTGTCGCTTTGCCGTTTGTGAATGCCGATAAGGTGGAAAAGGCAGGCAAGGCTGAGAAGGCGGCGGCCGACAAAGCTGCCAAGAAAGAAGACGCCGTAAAGCCCATTTATTTTCTGAAGGTCGAGGGCATCGTTAACCCCGTGATGGCAGAGTTTATAAAGGGCGGCATAGAAAAGGCCGCGAATGCAGGGGCAGGGGCTGTTGTGATAGAACTCGATACGCCCGGAGGGCTCGACCTTGCAATGCGCGACATCATAAAGGATATCATGGCGAGCGAAGTGCCGGTTGTTGTCTACGTTTCTCCGTCAGGGGCAAGGGCCGCAAGTGCCGGCGTATTCATTACTTACGCCTCGCACGTTGCCGCCATGACTCCTGGAACAAACCTCGGCTCCGCGCACCCGGTGGCAATGGGCGGCGATAAGATGGATGAGACCATGGAGAAAAAGGTCGTTAACGACGCGGTTGCGTATATCAAGGGAATAGCCGCAAAGAGAAAAAGAAATGTTGAATGGGCCGAGAAGGCCGTGAAGGAGAGCGTAAACATCACGGCAGAGGAGGCCCTGAAGTTAAACGTCATAGACCTTATCGCTGCATCAAGGGACGAGCTTCTCGCCAAGATAGACGGCCGTGAGGTCGAGACCGTAAATAAGAAACTCGTGCTTACGACAAAGAACGCCGCCAAGGTGGACGTGGAGATGGGGTTTCGGGCAAAGCTTCTGGATGCAATCAGCAACCCGAATGTCGCCTACATTCTCATGATGATAGGGCTTGTCGGCATTTACTTCGAGCTCTCGAACCCGGGCACGATACTTCCGGGAGTAGTCGGAGCGATATGTCTTATTCTTGCCTTCTATTCTTTCCAGACGCTTCCTGTGAATTACGCCGGGCTTGCGCTCATTGTTTTGGCAGTGGTGTTTTTTATTGCGGAGATCAAGGTGACGAGTTACGGGCTTTTGTCGGTTGCAGGGGTGGTGTCGCTATTTCTAGGCTCTATGATGCTCTTTACCTCTGACCTCGAGTTTCTCCGTGTCTCTCTCTGGGTCGTTATACCGACGGTAGGTGTCGTAAGCGGCGTTATAATAGCGCTTCTGTATTATGCGGTCAAGATATATAAGACAAGGCCTGTTAGCGGCAATGAAGGCATGGTCGGGCAGATTGGCGAGGCAATTGCCGATATAGAGGCAGATAGCAATTCGGAAAACGTCTTTGTATCGGGCGAGTACTGGAAGGCCGTAAGCTTAAATCCCATACCAAAGGGAGCGAAGGTCAGGGTTGTTTCCATAAACGGCCTTGAGTTGAAGGTTGAGAAGGTTTAG
- a CDS encoding slipin family protein: MGEFIVLAVLAVIFGIIVLSAIFKVLPEYERGVVFWLGRYQEVKGPGLIIIIPLIQKLVRVSLRTVTMDVPPQEVITRDNVSVRVNAVIYFRVMAADRAVISVENYLYATSQLAQTTLRSVCGQAELDELLSERDRLNQQIQQILDRQTDPWGVKVALVEIKAIDLPEEMKRAMAKQAEAEREKRAKFIHADGEFNAAQKILEASNLLSQNPMSLQLRYLQTLTEIAAEKNSTTIFPLPIDLIRPFLEAYNKKTGQ; encoded by the coding sequence ATGGGTGAGTTTATCGTGCTGGCGGTATTGGCTGTAATATTCGGTATAATTGTTCTTTCAGCGATATTCAAGGTCCTTCCGGAGTACGAGAGGGGCGTGGTGTTCTGGCTTGGACGGTATCAGGAGGTAAAGGGCCCGGGGCTCATAATCATCATCCCGCTCATTCAGAAGCTTGTAAGGGTGAGCCTTAGAACCGTAACAATGGACGTGCCTCCTCAGGAGGTCATCACGAGAGATAACGTCTCTGTAAGGGTGAACGCTGTAATCTATTTTCGCGTAATGGCCGCGGACAGGGCCGTTATATCCGTTGAGAACTACCTCTATGCAACAAGCCAGCTCGCGCAGACTACTCTTAGAAGCGTCTGCGGACAGGCTGAATTGGATGAGTTGCTTTCCGAAAGAGACAGGCTTAATCAGCAGATACAGCAGATACTCGACCGCCAGACAGATCCGTGGGGCGTGAAGGTGGCGCTTGTAGAAATCAAGGCAATAGACCTTCCTGAAGAGATGAAGAGGGCAATGGCAAAGCAGGCAGAGGCAGAGAGAGAAAAGAGGGCGAAGTTCATACACGCGGACGGAGAGTTCAATGCGGCGCAGAAGATTCTCGAGGCCAGTAATCTTTTAAGCCAGAACCCCATGTCGCTGCAGCTTAGGTACTTACAGACCCTTACCGAAATCGCGGCAGAGAAGAACTCTACGACAATATTCCCGCTGCCCATAGACCTTATAAGGCCGTTTTTGGAGGCTTATAACAAGAAGACCGGGCAGTAA
- a CDS encoding zinc dependent phospholipase C family protein, with amino-acid sequence MATAIIIVTIIALAMLFPSEALAWGPATHLELGTSVLRSAAELPPGVYALIQNYSHDFLYGNVSADIVVGKNFTEELKHCHNWRFGFKLLKKAKTDSQRSFAYGYIAHLAADTVAHNNFIPEMLIRTFSTRIHRHVYWEMRFDALVNKAVWKIPAEMERKIHTDNDALLASTLEGTPLSFGTNKTIFSGIMNLHRIKRWHAMIGLMSKISVWDLDTDMKERYFNAAFERIMDVLNNGEDAASLKHDPTGKASLKAAKTARSRLKRLKNGGRDWEKHLQTAINGTRINTRQR; translated from the coding sequence ATGGCAACGGCAATAATAATCGTAACCATAATAGCTCTCGCGATGCTATTTCCGTCCGAGGCCCTTGCCTGGGGCCCGGCAACGCATCTTGAGCTTGGCACGTCCGTTCTAAGAAGCGCCGCGGAGCTGCCGCCCGGCGTCTACGCCCTCATACAGAACTACAGCCACGACTTTCTCTACGGCAACGTAAGCGCCGATATCGTAGTGGGAAAGAACTTTACCGAGGAACTAAAGCACTGCCACAACTGGCGGTTCGGCTTCAAGCTCCTTAAAAAGGCGAAGACCGACTCGCAGCGCTCTTTCGCATACGGCTACATAGCGCACCTCGCGGCAGATACGGTGGCGCACAATAACTTCATCCCCGAGATGCTAATCCGCACCTTCTCAACGCGTATCCACCGCCACGTGTACTGGGAGATGCGCTTCGACGCCCTTGTAAACAAAGCAGTGTGGAAGATACCTGCGGAGATGGAGAGGAAAATCCACACAGACAATGACGCTCTCCTTGCATCGACACTCGAGGGCACGCCGCTTTCCTTCGGCACCAATAAGACGATATTCTCGGGCATAATGAACCTGCACAGGATAAAACGCTGGCACGCGATGATAGGGCTCATGTCTAAGATTTCGGTCTGGGACCTTGACACGGATATGAAGGAGCGCTACTTTAACGCGGCATTCGAGCGCATAATGGACGTGCTAAATAACGGCGAGGACGCGGCATCGCTAAAACACGACCCAACGGGCAAGGCAAGCCTCAAGGCTGCCAAGACCGCACGAAGCAGGTTAAAGAGGCTTAAAAACGGCGGCAGAGATTGGGAGAAACACCTTCAAACGGCGATAAACGGAACGCGGATAAACACCCGGCAAAGATAA
- a CDS encoding DUF445 family protein, with amino-acid sequence MTEYYPYILPPIVGAFIGWLTNFIAIKLLFRPLIPLNIFGYELQGLIPKRRKDIARGIAKAIENELLSSKDLAAALNSIDWKEDIEKAVEEVVEHRLSSSKVKSIPVIGLVAENLSYHVKYLIAKDILAKMEEKKGDLARKVAGNIDVKGMLATKIDALDLTRFEGLLTEFIARELRHIEWLGGVMGFLIGVFQAVIFYLTR; translated from the coding sequence ATGACAGAATACTACCCATACATCCTGCCGCCGATCGTCGGCGCGTTCATAGGGTGGCTCACTAACTTCATCGCCATAAAACTGCTTTTCAGGCCGCTAATCCCGCTAAACATCTTTGGCTACGAGCTCCAGGGGCTAATCCCCAAGCGCAGAAAGGACATTGCGCGCGGCATCGCAAAGGCCATAGAGAACGAACTCCTCTCCTCGAAAGACCTTGCAGCTGCGCTTAACTCAATTGACTGGAAAGAGGACATCGAGAAGGCGGTAGAGGAAGTGGTCGAGCACCGCCTGTCTTCATCGAAGGTGAAAAGCATCCCTGTCATAGGGCTCGTTGCCGAGAACCTCTCCTACCACGTAAAGTATCTCATCGCCAAGGACATACTTGCGAAGATGGAGGAGAAAAAAGGCGACCTCGCACGGAAGGTGGCAGGTAACATTGACGTAAAGGGCATGCTCGCGACAAAGATAGACGCCCTTGATTTAACGCGCTTCGAGGGCCTCTTAACCGAGTTCATAGCCCGGGAGCTCAGGCACATAGAGTGGCTTGGCGGAGTAATGGGCTTTTTAATCGGCGTTTTCCAGGCCGTTATATTCTACCTCACAAGATAA
- a CDS encoding DUF507 family protein — translation MRLTEDRISHIAHLISDGIWKDDLVDFEDDDKVLSEIKKILTEYLSTEDKADEAARDKIRTLSRGVPEGSREWEILYKKYFEEELAKKHF, via the coding sequence TTGAGGCTCACAGAGGATAGGATTTCCCACATAGCGCACCTCATAAGCGACGGCATCTGGAAGGATGACCTCGTTGACTTCGAGGACGACGACAAGGTGCTCTCCGAGATAAAGAAAATCCTTACCGAATACCTCTCGACAGAAGATAAGGCAGACGAGGCCGCGAGGGACAAGATACGCACCCTCTCAAGAGGCGTGCCAGAGGGCAGCAGAGAGTGGGAAATACTTTACAAGAAGTACTTCGAGGAAGAACTGGCAAAGAAGCATTTTTAG
- a CDS encoding DnaJ domain-containing protein, which translates to MSKPVIAEINRDVTPYYLLEVCRQSFTGSMHVENGKEQKRIYFENGIPVGSRSNAVGECLGRVLVASGKLSAQACNESLNVMKKDKKLQGEVLVRMGLLREEELAEALKFQLKTRILNLFDWNGAKFVFNKGDVQRFTSIEESVSRLVLDGLRKHQEEVRKELGRFKDMFFEKTERYDGVLASLGLPNVPFILPGKKVEDVITGFGVDGVSYGYAFLLAGALGLAGQSSDLERLKKFHSSIKNKNYFDILGVGRKATIDDIKSSYRRLAKMYHPDFFTRHSDENVIELAREIFPLIVEAYGILSDKDKKADYEVVLDSGLVHIDAELVLKAEGEFQKGQSLLRFKNYAAAYDCFKKAVEYYADDAESHAYLGWTLFNKPGRTPADAALAKKSVLKALSMNPKMAVAMHFQGVMLRVDGDLEGALSLQQKALKFDSNLTEAQSEIRFISRKMEESKKGLFGKLFK; encoded by the coding sequence ATGAGTAAGCCTGTCATAGCCGAAATAAACAGGGACGTTACCCCGTACTACCTTCTCGAGGTCTGCAGGCAGTCCTTTACGGGCAGCATGCACGTTGAGAACGGCAAGGAACAAAAGCGCATATACTTCGAGAACGGCATACCGGTTGGCTCGCGCTCCAATGCCGTTGGCGAGTGCCTTGGCCGCGTGCTCGTAGCGAGCGGCAAGCTTTCAGCGCAAGCCTGCAACGAATCCCTCAACGTAATGAAAAAGGATAAAAAGCTTCAGGGCGAGGTGCTCGTGAGGATGGGACTTCTTCGCGAGGAGGAGCTTGCCGAGGCGCTAAAATTCCAGCTCAAGACGAGAATTCTTAACCTCTTTGACTGGAACGGCGCGAAGTTCGTTTTCAATAAAGGCGATGTGCAGAGGTTTACTTCCATAGAGGAGTCGGTTAGCAGGCTCGTGTTGGACGGGCTTAGAAAACATCAAGAAGAGGTTAGAAAGGAGCTTGGCCGCTTTAAGGACATGTTCTTCGAGAAGACCGAGCGTTACGACGGCGTGCTCGCGAGCCTCGGGCTTCCAAACGTGCCGTTCATACTCCCGGGGAAAAAGGTCGAGGACGTTATAACCGGCTTTGGCGTTGACGGGGTTTCCTACGGGTACGCATTTCTACTTGCCGGAGCGCTCGGGCTTGCCGGGCAGTCGAGCGACTTGGAAAGGCTTAAGAAGTTTCACTCGAGCATAAAGAACAAGAACTACTTCGATATACTCGGTGTCGGCAGAAAGGCAACGATAGACGATATAAAGAGTTCGTATAGAAGGCTCGCAAAGATGTATCATCCCGACTTTTTCACGCGCCATTCCGACGAGAACGTCATAGAGCTTGCCAGAGAGATATTTCCGCTAATCGTCGAGGCCTACGGCATCCTCTCCGATAAGGATAAAAAGGCCGACTACGAGGTGGTGCTAGATTCCGGGCTCGTGCACATCGATGCCGAGCTTGTGCTAAAGGCCGAAGGGGAGTTCCAGAAGGGCCAGAGCCTTTTGAGGTTCAAGAACTACGCGGCCGCATACGACTGCTTCAAGAAGGCCGTTGAGTACTACGCCGACGACGCCGAGAGCCATGCGTATCTCGGTTGGACGCTTTTTAATAAGCCAGGGAGAACGCCTGCTGACGCGGCTCTGGCAAAAAAGAGCGTTTTAAAGGCCCTTTCCATGAACCCGAAGATGGCCGTTGCCATGCATTTTCAGGGCGTGATGCTGCGTGTCGATGGAGACCTGGAAGGTGCTCTTAGCCTCCAACAGAAGGCCCTTAAGTTCGATTCGAACCTTACCGAGGCCCAAAGCGAGATAAGGTTCATATCGCGTAAGATGGAGGAGTCGAAGAAGGGGCTCTTCGGGAAGCTTTTCAAGTAG
- a CDS encoding MBL fold metallo-hydrolase — protein sequence MKETILKETEDNAYEFDVAALTGLSVGPLDVNCYIVWDKATLEGFIIDPGGNSDEIEAEVKTRGLKIKYLLNTHGHFDHVGANSELTKSLNAKVVLHKADTALLESAVDMAAMYGCKVKEAPKAEMMVANGDVLKAGSLELKVIHTPGHTKGGVSYYSEKDGLIFTGDTLFAGGIGRTDFPGGSMEEIVTSIKGRLFTLPESVIVLPGHGPNSTIGDEKSSNPFVQGE from the coding sequence ATGAAAGAGACTATTTTGAAAGAGACCGAAGACAACGCATACGAGTTCGACGTGGCCGCGCTTACCGGGCTAAGTGTCGGCCCGCTTGACGTAAACTGCTACATCGTGTGGGATAAGGCTACTCTCGAAGGGTTTATCATAGACCCGGGCGGCAATTCCGATGAAATCGAAGCAGAGGTAAAGACCAGAGGCTTGAAGATAAAGTATCTTCTAAACACGCACGGCCATTTCGACCACGTGGGGGCGAACAGCGAGCTTACGAAAAGCCTCAATGCAAAGGTCGTGCTCCATAAGGCAGATACCGCGCTTCTCGAATCAGCCGTTGACATGGCAGCCATGTACGGCTGCAAGGTCAAAGAAGCGCCAAAGGCCGAGATGATGGTCGCTAACGGCGATGTTTTAAAGGCAGGCTCTCTTGAGCTTAAAGTAATCCACACGCCCGGGCACACGAAGGGCGGGGTGTCGTATTATTCGGAAAAGGACGGGCTTATTTTTACGGGCGATACGCTCTTTGCAGGAGGAATTGGAAGAACCGATTTTCCCGGAGGCTCGATGGAGGAGATAGTTACCTCTATAAAAGGTAGGCTTTTTACACTGCCGGAGAGCGTAATCGTTCTTCCGGGGCACGGCCCGAACTCGACCATAGGCGATGAGAAAAGCTCCAATCCGTTCGTGCAAGGGGAGTAA
- the thiD gene encoding bifunctional hydroxymethylpyrimidine kinase/phosphomethylpyrimidine kinase: MKKALSIAGFDPTGGAGVMRDSLVFAAFGVTPLSLITALTAQDGKIFTAFEATDAALLKKQADALLKKHKIAALKTGMLANEAITKTVCDVIKRYKIKNVVVDPVLASSSGFPLYGKKLTNLKKLISIATLVTPNIPEAEKLTGVKIKTTEDIKAAALLIKKLGVKYVLIKGGHLKGDAIDTLFDGRKFYYFKGKRIKGSMHGTGCALSSAIAANIANGKSIESAIKTAKKYVTKLIKEAAQKSQ, encoded by the coding sequence ATGAAAAAAGCCCTCTCCATAGCAGGCTTCGACCCCACAGGCGGCGCAGGCGTTATGCGGGATTCTCTCGTGTTCGCGGCATTTGGCGTAACCCCGCTCTCGCTTATAACCGCGCTCACGGCGCAAGACGGCAAAATCTTTACAGCATTCGAGGCAACGGACGCTGCCCTTCTAAAAAAACAGGCAGATGCGCTTTTAAAAAAACATAAAATCGCTGCGCTTAAGACCGGCATGCTCGCAAACGAAGCTATTACAAAGACCGTCTGCGACGTAATAAAAAGATACAAGATAAAGAACGTTGTCGTTGACCCTGTGCTCGCATCGAGTTCGGGCTTCCCGCTTTACGGAAAAAAGCTTACAAACCTTAAGAAGCTCATTTCTATTGCAACACTTGTCACGCCCAATATACCTGAAGCTGAAAAGCTCACTGGCGTAAAGATAAAGACTACGGAAGACATAAAGGCAGCAGCGCTGCTCATAAAAAAACTCGGGGTAAAATACGTGCTAATAAAAGGCGGCCATCTTAAAGGCGACGCAATCGATACGCTCTTTGACGGAAGGAAGTTTTATTACTTTAAAGGCAAGAGAATCAAGGGCTCGATGCACGGCACGGGCTGCGCGTTATCAAGCGCAATTGCGGCGAACATAGCAAACGGCAAATCAATTGAATCAGCGATAAAAACGGCAAAGAAGTACGTTACAAAACTAATCAAGGAAGCCGCTCAAAAAAGCCAATAG
- the coaBC gene encoding bifunctional phosphopantothenoylcysteine decarboxylase/phosphopantothenate--cysteine ligase CoaBC: MIRGKNIILGVTGGIAAYKALELTRALRKEEANVFPVMSECAREFITPLSLSTLACNPVLAEMFEDEEGGAKGPSIDHVDIASKADLLIVAPATANTIGKIAAGVCDNMLTTVTLACAAKKLIAPSMNHLMYSNPIVQENIAKLKRHGYYFVGPDEGELACGWEGKGRLSSVEDIMEAVRDALSIKDFAGEKVLITAGATREPIDPVRFVSNASSGRMGYAIARAAKRRGAEVVLVSGPSYLSQPKGIDYVGVESTEQMKDAVISHYPQSTVVIMAAAVSDFKPAVSHSKKMKKEAAALTLDFERTPDILKELGSRKKGQVLVGFALETDDMIENATKKLREKNLDLVVANGPKGLNSEVNQVSIISVSGKVEELESMYKYEIADRILDRVARIKG; the protein is encoded by the coding sequence ATAATAAGGGGCAAAAACATAATACTTGGCGTAACTGGCGGCATTGCGGCGTATAAAGCCCTTGAGCTTACAAGGGCGCTAAGAAAGGAAGAGGCAAACGTGTTCCCTGTGATGAGCGAATGCGCAAGAGAGTTCATCACCCCGCTTAGCCTCTCTACTCTTGCCTGTAACCCCGTGCTTGCCGAGATGTTCGAGGATGAGGAAGGCGGGGCAAAGGGCCCGTCCATAGACCACGTTGACATAGCCTCAAAGGCAGACCTTTTAATTGTCGCTCCTGCCACTGCCAACACTATCGGCAAGATCGCGGCAGGTGTTTGCGACAACATGCTAACTACCGTAACGCTTGCCTGTGCTGCAAAGAAGCTCATTGCGCCGTCCATGAACCATTTGATGTACTCAAACCCCATTGTGCAGGAGAACATAGCCAAGCTTAAGCGCCACGGCTATTACTTTGTCGGCCCGGACGAGGGCGAGCTTGCCTGCGGCTGGGAGGGTAAGGGTCGCCTGTCGTCAGTAGAGGATATAATGGAGGCTGTCAGGGACGCGCTTAGCATAAAGGACTTTGCAGGAGAAAAGGTGCTCATAACCGCAGGTGCTACAAGGGAGCCAATAGACCCGGTGCGTTTTGTCTCCAATGCTTCCTCCGGAAGGATGGGGTACGCAATCGCAAGGGCGGCAAAGAGGCGCGGCGCAGAGGTGGTGCTTGTGTCAGGGCCCTCTTACCTGTCGCAGCCAAAGGGCATAGACTATGTCGGTGTTGAGAGCACCGAGCAGATGAAGGACGCTGTAATAAGCCACTACCCGCAATCAACTGTCGTGATTATGGCAGCCGCTGTGTCGGACTTTAAGCCTGCCGTATCGCATTCAAAGAAGATGAAGAAGGAGGCAGCCGCTCTTACGCTTGACTTCGAGAGAACGCCCGACATTCTAAAGGAACTCGGCAGCAGAAAAAAGGGGCAGGTGCTCGTTGGTTTTGCCCTTGAAACAGACGATATGATAGAGAACGCCACAAAGAAACTTCGCGAAAAGAACCTGGACCTTGTTGTTGCAAACGGCCCCAAGGGGTTAAATAGCGAGGTCAACCAGGTTTCCATCATAAGTGTTTCCGGAAAGGTCGAAGAGCTGGAAAGCATGTACAAGTACGAAATCGCGGACAGGATACTGGACCGCGTTGCAAGGATAAAGGGGTAG
- the radC gene encoding DNA repair protein RadC, translating to MGNGVSGKKEEHPAAGHRQRLKEKFVKAGAEAFHDYELIELLLTYAIPRRDVKPASKELIRTFKGIRGVFDASIDELKAVKGVGENAAVLFKLIKDTIGVYLLERAKSVDVVRSAADLVKYLDSVLSGERVEKFLAVYLNSKNEILAVETLHEGTIDQTVVYPRKAIEGAFRHNARSVIFVHNHPSGDPTPSVRDKDLTKNLLSAAESVDIIVHDHIIIGKKGFVSGRELGWMRGK from the coding sequence ATGGGAAACGGCGTTTCAGGAAAGAAGGAGGAGCACCCGGCAGCAGGGCACAGGCAGCGGCTAAAGGAGAAGTTTGTAAAGGCCGGGGCAGAGGCCTTTCATGACTATGAGTTGATCGAGCTCCTTCTTACCTACGCAATACCCAGGCGGGACGTAAAGCCTGCTTCAAAGGAGCTTATACGCACATTCAAGGGCATACGCGGCGTTTTCGACGCCTCCATAGACGAGCTTAAGGCCGTCAAGGGGGTGGGCGAGAACGCCGCTGTGCTTTTTAAGCTTATCAAGGATACAATAGGCGTTTATCTCCTCGAGCGCGCAAAGTCGGTAGATGTAGTAAGGAGCGCTGCCGACCTCGTCAAATACCTCGACTCCGTGTTATCGGGCGAGAGGGTAGAGAAGTTCCTGGCTGTTTACCTTAATTCAAAGAACGAAATACTGGCTGTCGAGACCCTGCACGAAGGCACAATAGACCAGACCGTAGTTTATCCGAGAAAGGCCATAGAAGGGGCATTTCGCCACAACGCCCGGTCGGTGATATTTGTGCACAACCACCCAAGCGGCGACCCAACGCCCTCGGTGCGCGATAAAGACCTGACGAAAAACCTCCTTAGCGCTGCAGAGTCGGTCGACATAATCGTCCACGACCATATCATAATCGGCAAAAAGGGCTTTGTAAGCGGCAGAGAGCTCGGCTGGATGCGGGGAAAGTAG
- a CDS encoding DUF507 family protein, which yields MRLTKEQVEKLTLKVLEGLKKKELLTFKADEHAVLKKMNDVFMADLKAEDDLDKEVEKMLESHSGEIGTQRLDYRKMFTMVKHKLAKERGIVL from the coding sequence ATGAGGCTTACGAAAGAGCAGGTCGAGAAACTGACGCTTAAAGTCCTCGAAGGACTGAAGAAAAAAGAGCTCCTCACCTTCAAGGCAGACGAGCACGCAGTGCTAAAAAAGATGAACGACGTGTTCATGGCCGACCTTAAGGCCGAGGACGACCTCGATAAAGAGGTAGAGAAGATGCTCGAATCGCACTCGGGCGAAATAGGCACGCAGCGCCTGGATTACAGGAAGATGTTCACGATGGTGAAGCATAAGCTCGCCAAGGAAAGGGGCATCGTGCTTTGA